A DNA window from Aspergillus nidulans FGSC A4 chromosome V contains the following coding sequences:
- a CDS encoding uncharacterized protein (transcript_id=CADANIAT00003201), translated as MPPLPGEERVLTTFADIHYYFAAPTPKPLLHRFDKSSYLYLYHNGTQRKTRIEVANNPGTPDQDAFNGALDNVHISHSTRFPTLCTITVDGQTQAQGGYTFPPPPGSANPYEWQLPTNDPRGENALQRLHTFDIYFWTQGDVDQFLDLAEQYLSRTQVETDRHPFPPPQVNTTSTIVQQLENVAITDPAYQNGQTRNSQAEAVVSPAPIGLPPPPPPPQDTPSATPAASHQHTSSVSPLSVEQKRDSAQFTPLPYNPAAPAAPEPIKHREKTPPPPDAADGTGLAAAVAADHGAPYSNPSHTPALGGGYSAPPQQGQGQASPGPYNLPGAYASPPPSAGLSFPPQHQAPIQGPPATVPSYPPQTSVQSPPATAVPSYPPTYLQGNYAQPHQQQSQQQQQQQPSFYGTQVPAIGGYSTYSYEQSQTQPHPHHHQTTPSIQPATNVSTPGSEYAIHNQMYRPTEAEASSHLQDHAKLAMQNPGQRPRKLEESASRVENSVNRFLKKLEKKL; from the exons ATGCCTCCGCTACCAGGAGAGGAGCGAGTGCTAACCAC CTTTGCCGATATTCATTATTACTTTGCGGCGCCGACCCCGAAGCCCCTTCTCCATCGGTTCGACAAGAGCTCGTATCTATATCTATACCACAATGGCACTCAGAGGAAGACCAGGATCGAAGTAGCCAATAACCCTGGCACCCCTGATCAGGATGCCTTTAACGGAG CTCTCGATAATGTGCATATTAGCCATTCTACAAGGTTCCCAACCCTGTGCACGATAACCGTCGACGGGCAGACACAAGCACAGGGGGGATATACATTTCCCCCACCACCAGGTAGCGCAAACCCGTACGAATGGCAGCTGCCAACCAATGATCCCCGCGGCGAGAATGCTCTCCAGCGTCTGCACACTTTCGACATTTACTTCTGGACCCAAGGCGATGTAGACCAATTTCTGGATCTGGCTGAACAGTACTTGTCTCGCACGCAGGTAGAAACAGACAGACATCCATTTCCACCTCCTCAAGTCAACACCACAAGCACAATCGTCCAGCAATTGGAAAATGTGGCAATCACAGACCCGGCTTACCAGAACGGCCAAACCAGGAATTCTCAAGCAGAAGCGGTGGTCAGCCCTGCACCCATTGggcttcctccaccacctccacctccccagGACACTCCAAGCGCTACTCCGGCAGCATCACACCAACACACATCCTCCGTCAGTCCTCTCTCAGTCGAGCAGAAGCGAGACTCCGCCCAATTCACCCCTCTCCCCTATAATCCAGCTGCCCCCGCGGCGCCAGAACCAATCAAGCATCGGGAGAAAACACCACCGCCCCCCGATGCTGCAGACGGGACTGGGCTCGCCGCAGCTGTAGCAGCAGACCACGGTGCTCCATATTCTAACCCTTCCCATACACCGGCACTGGGAGGAGGCTACTCTGCTCCTCCCCAACAAGGGCAGGGCCAAGCAAGCCCAGGCCCGTACAACCTACCAGGAGCCTACGCCTCTCCACCACCAAGCGCAGGACTTTCCTTCCCACCCCAACATCAAGCACCCATCCAAGGCCCACCTGCCACAGTTCCCTCCTACCCACCCCAAACGTCCGTTCAAAGtcctccagcaacagcagtcCCTTCATACCCGCCGACATACCTTCAAGGCAACTACGCTCAACcccatcagcagcagagccaacaacaacaacagcaacagccaagCTTCTACGGCACCCAAGTCCCCGCGATAGGCGGATACTCAACATACTCCTACGAGCAATCCCAAACCCAACCCCACCCTCATCACCATCAGACCACACCCAGCATCCAACCAGCCACCAATGTCAGCACTCCAGGCTCTGAATACGCAATCCACAACCAGATGTACCGCCCTACTGAGGCAGAGGCCTCCTCGCACCTTCAGGACCACGCAAAGCTGGCGATGCAGAATCCTGGCCAGCGGCCTagaaagctggaggagtcgGCGTCCAGAGTTGAGAACAGCGTGAACCggttcttgaagaagttggagaagaagctttGA
- a CDS encoding mitochondrial 37S ribosomal protein uS8m (transcript_id=CADANIAT00003200), whose amino-acid sequence MSLVNLAHVCSHLNNATKARLGFTSIPNSNLHLKLCLALQNDGFISSVVRGGLEPPPMHNLLGIPTAYDEVQEMEPLTQSNVATRRLWLGLKYWRSQPVLSKISMVSKPTRRLTIDVSGLREVVRGQKSGYIEGLRSPGESLYLSTDKGIKEARECVEKKLGGLVLCRVL is encoded by the coding sequence ATGTCTCTCGTCAATCTAGCCCACGTCTGTTCACACCTGAACAATGCCACCAAGGCTCGTCTCGGCTTCACGTCGATCCCGAATTCCAACCTGCACCTGAAGCTGTGCCTTGCCCTGCAGAACGACGGTTTCATCTCGTCTGTTGTCCGCGGAGGTCTTGAGCCTCCCCCCATGCACAATTTGCTCGGGATCCCGACCGCATACGACGAAGTACAGGAAATGGAACCACTGACACAGAGCAACGTCGCCACAAGGCGACTCTGGCTCGGGTTGAAGTATTGGCGAAGCCAACCGGTTCTCTCGAAGATCTCGATGGTCAGCAAGCCTACAAGACGGCTCACAATTGACGTTTCTGGCCTGCGCGAGGTCGTTCGCGGACAGAAAAGTGGTTACATAGAAGGACTCCGATCCCCCGGAGAGTCTCTTTACCTTTCAACGGACAAGGGCATCAAGGAAGCGCGGGAGTgtgtggagaagaagctcggtgGGCTTGTCCTGTGTCGGGTTCTTTAA